One window from the genome of Pelodictyon luteolum DSM 273 encodes:
- the lysC gene encoding lysine-sensitive aspartokinase 3 gives MAVMKFGGTSVGTARAMQQAISIVAREAELSTPLVVLSACSGITNTLLKIADASGRGSLDEAMALVGEVRSHHIGLVRELIPSAESQAVLIPRIEELLSRLELLVKGVEIVGELTERSRDMFCSFGELLSTTVFAAAMQAAGHRAEWVDVRTVMVTDDHFGFARPILKECMANTEQIIRPLQRAGTTVVTQGYIGRTEDGRTTTLGRGGSDLSAALLGAWLHESQIQIWTDVDGVMTCDPRIVPEARSIRVMTFSEAAELAYLGAKVLHPDTIAPAVEKNIPVFVLNTWHPDARGTVITNDPERLSGMSYGGLVKSIAVKKGQSIINVRSNRMLGRHGFMNELFNVFARYRVSVEMISTSEVSVSVTVEDAPFSQELLGELREFGQVDIEHGVATVSVVGDNLRMSKGVAGRIFGALAEVNLRMISQGASEINVGVVVGLHDVPVAVSALHREFFSGDDAAGIFEVPAGKA, from the coding sequence ATGGCTGTAATGAAATTCGGCGGTACCTCGGTAGGGACCGCCAGGGCCATGCAGCAGGCCATTTCCATTGTTGCCCGCGAGGCAGAACTCTCTACGCCGCTCGTGGTGCTCAGTGCCTGCAGCGGCATTACGAACACCCTTCTGAAGATCGCCGACGCTTCCGGCCGCGGTTCTCTCGACGAGGCTATGGCGCTTGTCGGTGAGGTGCGCAGCCACCATATCGGTCTGGTCCGGGAGCTGATCCCTTCCGCTGAAAGCCAGGCGGTGCTCATCCCGCGCATTGAAGAGCTTCTCAGCCGTCTTGAGCTGCTCGTCAAGGGTGTAGAGATCGTCGGCGAACTCACCGAGCGTTCGCGCGACATGTTCTGTTCGTTCGGCGAACTGCTCTCCACCACCGTGTTCGCAGCCGCCATGCAGGCAGCCGGCCACCGGGCCGAGTGGGTGGACGTGCGCACCGTCATGGTCACCGACGACCATTTCGGGTTTGCCCGTCCCATCCTCAAAGAGTGCATGGCCAACACCGAACAGATCATCCGCCCCCTCCAGAGGGCGGGGACGACCGTCGTCACCCAGGGCTATATCGGCAGGACGGAGGACGGCAGGACCACAACGCTCGGACGTGGAGGATCTGACCTTTCGGCAGCTCTTCTCGGCGCCTGGCTCCACGAGTCGCAGATACAGATCTGGACTGATGTCGACGGCGTAATGACCTGTGACCCCAGGATTGTGCCGGAGGCCCGAAGCATAAGGGTGATGACCTTTTCCGAAGCGGCGGAGCTCGCCTATCTCGGCGCGAAAGTGCTTCATCCCGACACCATCGCCCCGGCAGTTGAAAAGAATATCCCGGTTTTCGTCCTCAACACCTGGCACCCCGATGCCAGGGGCACCGTCATCACCAACGATCCGGAGCGTCTGTCGGGAATGAGCTACGGGGGTCTTGTGAAGTCGATCGCCGTGAAGAAAGGGCAGTCCATCATCAACGTCCGCTCCAACCGCATGCTCGGCCGCCACGGGTTCATGAACGAACTGTTCAACGTGTTCGCCCGCTACCGGGTATCGGTAGAGATGATTTCCACCAGCGAGGTCTCCGTGTCTGTGACGGTCGAAGACGCGCCGTTCAGCCAGGAGCTGCTCGGGGAACTTAGGGAGTTCGGCCAGGTTGATATCGAGCATGGCGTGGCAACCGTCAGCGTCGTCGGCGACAACCTCCGCATGTCGAAAGGCGTTGCCGGACGGATCTTCGGTGCGCTAGCGGAAGTGAACCTCCGTATGATCTCCCAGGGAGCATCCGAGATAAACGTCGGCGTCGTTGTCGGTCTGCACGATGTGCCGGTTGCCGTGAGCGCGCTGCACAGGGAGTTCTTTTCCGGGGACGATGCGGCAGGGATTTTTGAGGTTCCCGCAGGGAAGGCCTGA
- the prmA gene encoding 50S ribosomal protein L11 methyltransferase, giving the protein MPGTHHHIELSIPITSDQHELAIALLSMEGIEYFQEEDRKLLAYIPEAEWSEEKETAVKLALAALPGGTPTISTEFMADRNWNAEWEANLKPIEISDRFIIVQKKGGPAPKPGQIQIEINPKMSFGTGYHATTRLMLRQMEDLGLENEKIMDIGTGTGVLAIAARKLGNTSPILAFDNSSWAAENAVENIAENNAGDIQIELLDAEEDLAVNLRDGYTLILANINKNVIDRILPVIRANAPGATVLLSGILVYDEPWLKKLLKRLDCEAVRTIYEDEWLSCLVRTA; this is encoded by the coding sequence ATGCCAGGCACGCACCACCATATCGAGCTGTCGATACCAATTACCTCCGACCAGCACGAGCTGGCCATAGCCCTGCTCTCGATGGAGGGTATTGAATACTTCCAGGAGGAGGACCGCAAACTGCTGGCCTACATCCCCGAAGCGGAGTGGTCAGAGGAAAAAGAGACCGCCGTGAAGCTTGCGCTTGCCGCCCTCCCCGGGGGAACGCCCACGATCAGCACGGAGTTCATGGCGGACCGGAACTGGAACGCGGAATGGGAGGCAAATCTGAAGCCGATCGAGATTTCAGACCGGTTCATCATCGTTCAGAAAAAGGGCGGGCCGGCACCCAAACCCGGGCAGATCCAGATAGAAATCAACCCGAAGATGTCCTTCGGTACCGGCTACCATGCCACCACCCGCCTCATGCTCCGCCAGATGGAGGACCTCGGGCTGGAAAATGAGAAGATCATGGACATCGGGACCGGAACCGGCGTGCTTGCCATTGCCGCCCGCAAACTCGGCAACACCAGTCCCATTCTGGCGTTCGACAACAGCTCCTGGGCCGCAGAAAATGCTGTTGAGAACATTGCAGAAAACAATGCCGGGGATATCCAGATCGAGCTGCTCGACGCCGAAGAGGATCTCGCCGTCAACCTCAGGGACGGCTACACCCTCATCCTCGCCAACATCAACAAGAATGTAATCGACCGGATCCTTCCCGTCATCCGGGCCAATGCACCGGGTGCCACGGTACTGCTTTCCGGCATCCTCGTCTACGACGAGCCGTGGCTGAAAAAGCTGCTGAAACGGCTCGACTGCGAAGCTGTGCGGACCATCTATGAAGATGAATGGCTCTCATGCCTCGTCCGCACCGCCTGA
- a CDS encoding Ppx/GppA phosphatase family protein → MTERVSCIDIGTNTALLLIADLDAEKGTVEPVFHKQTIIRLGEHVDEMKIIDPEARQRLISCMRDYAALSGEHKSDRIIAVGTSALRDAKNRMEVTSETVRSTGIVIRCITGEEEAGLTFFGAVAGMTEVPDPFTVIDIGGGSTELSMGSLTCVSRSTSMDIGSVRLTERFFSTLPPSEEEFMRAKEEVNRVLTGGVLPFFASREHVFGVAGTLTTLAQLAQGMREFNPEKVHGYQLHYDDVHRILELLKASTLEEILAMGVSGGRADVITMGALILHQLMRLLGLGEIRVSGQGLRYGIALQELQNIRVAE, encoded by the coding sequence ATGACTGAACGCGTATCTTGCATAGACATCGGAACCAATACCGCCCTTCTCCTCATCGCCGACCTTGATGCGGAAAAGGGTACCGTGGAACCCGTATTCCACAAACAGACCATCATACGGCTCGGCGAGCATGTCGACGAAATGAAAATCATCGACCCCGAAGCACGCCAGCGGCTTATCAGCTGCATGCGCGACTACGCCGCGCTTTCCGGAGAACACAAATCCGACAGGATCATCGCCGTCGGAACCAGCGCACTGCGCGACGCGAAAAACCGCATGGAGGTCACCAGCGAAACCGTCCGCTCGACCGGCATCGTAATCCGCTGCATTACCGGCGAGGAGGAGGCCGGGCTGACCTTTTTCGGCGCAGTCGCCGGCATGACGGAAGTCCCCGACCCCTTCACGGTAATCGATATCGGGGGCGGAAGCACGGAACTCTCAATGGGATCGCTCACCTGTGTCTCCCGCAGTACCAGCATGGACATCGGCTCGGTGCGCCTCACGGAACGCTTTTTCTCCACCCTGCCGCCCTCGGAAGAAGAGTTCATGCGTGCGAAGGAAGAGGTGAACCGGGTGCTGACAGGCGGCGTCCTGCCGTTTTTCGCCTCGCGCGAACATGTCTTCGGCGTGGCCGGCACCCTTACTACCCTTGCCCAGCTTGCGCAGGGTATGCGGGAGTTCAATCCGGAAAAGGTCCACGGCTACCAGCTTCACTACGACGACGTGCACAGGATACTGGAACTGCTGAAAGCCTCCACACTCGAAGAGATTCTGGCCATGGGGGTTTCCGGGGGCCGTGCCGACGTCATCACGATGGGCGCACTCATCCTCCACCAGCTGATGCGCCTCCTCGGCCTCGGCGAAATCCGGGTCAGCGGTCAGGGTCTGCGCTACGGCATTGCCCTGCAGGAACTGCAGAACATTCGCGTGGCGGAGTAA
- a CDS encoding THUMP-like domain-containing protein, translating into MTEDELFRLQDPGVLAMVGMHEGEEPAEFAMRLHGRTDLPVRVMAEQIACRKKAAAKLPLLSRSPLLYTARALEQASEERAASYMASLLKGRRAIDLSGGLGIDAFSLAGSFEEVVHVERDPVLSAIACHNMGVLGRRNVECLRGDGRERLASFPDGYFDWIYLDPDRREGAHRNIRLEEGSPDVVSLHDFLLQKAPGVCIKASPALETSRLKDRLPSLASVTVLSVDGQCRATLLILRRQAPLEVERHAVCIRGAGEEARRFTWRDTGERRVSDAVMEWLLEPDPAILKAGLEGVVAETFGLLFINRSVGYLTAAHRPEGFPGRVFRVVEAALYSGKGFGKFLKRHGIDGAAIQRRDFPLSADAIRARYRLKEDDRRFLFFTRDAEARPLAIYAVTPPRECSAVPAGQCRSADPDR; encoded by the coding sequence ATGACTGAGGACGAACTGTTCCGGCTGCAGGATCCCGGCGTGCTCGCCATGGTCGGCATGCATGAGGGTGAAGAGCCCGCGGAGTTTGCGATGCGCCTGCACGGCCGCACCGATCTGCCTGTCCGGGTGATGGCCGAGCAGATCGCCTGCCGGAAAAAAGCTGCCGCAAAACTCCCCCTCCTCTCCCGAAGTCCCCTCCTCTATACTGCCCGTGCCCTCGAGCAGGCGTCGGAGGAGCGCGCCGCGTCGTATATGGCTTCACTCCTCAAGGGCAGGCGGGCGATCGACCTGTCGGGCGGGCTCGGCATCGATGCCTTTAGCCTTGCAGGATCGTTCGAAGAGGTGGTGCACGTTGAGCGTGATCCTGTCCTCTCCGCCATTGCCTGCCACAACATGGGGGTTCTCGGCCGCCGGAACGTGGAGTGCCTCCGGGGAGACGGTCGGGAGCGGCTCGCATCCTTCCCGGACGGCTACTTTGACTGGATTTACCTCGACCCGGACCGCCGCGAAGGTGCGCATCGCAACATCCGCCTTGAAGAGGGGTCTCCGGATGTCGTCTCCCTCCATGACTTCCTGCTCCAGAAGGCACCCGGTGTCTGCATCAAGGCTTCACCAGCCCTGGAAACCTCACGACTCAAAGATCGGCTGCCCTCGCTTGCATCGGTTACGGTGCTTTCGGTCGACGGCCAGTGCCGCGCAACCCTCCTTATCCTCCGTCGTCAAGCACCACTGGAAGTCGAGCGCCATGCGGTCTGCATCCGGGGTGCGGGCGAGGAAGCCCGGCGCTTCACCTGGCGGGATACGGGGGAGCGGAGGGTGTCGGATGCAGTAATGGAGTGGCTGCTGGAGCCTGATCCAGCAATCCTGAAAGCAGGGCTTGAAGGGGTGGTTGCCGAGACGTTCGGGCTTCTGTTCATCAATCGTTCGGTCGGCTACCTGACGGCCGCACACCGGCCGGAGGGGTTCCCGGGGCGGGTGTTCCGGGTGGTCGAGGCTGCGCTGTACAGCGGGAAGGGGTTCGGGAAGTTCCTGAAGCGCCATGGTATTGATGGCGCGGCCATCCAGCGGAGGGACTTCCCCCTTTCAGCCGATGCGATCCGGGCGCGATACCGGTTGAAGGAGGACGACAGGCGGTTCCTGTTCTTTACGCGCGATGCCGAAGCGCGGCCGCTTGCAATTTATGCAGTTACTCCGCCACGCGAATGTTCTGCAGTTCCTGCAGGGCAATGCCGTAGCGCAGACCCTGACCGCTGA